CGCCAGAGCTCCTGCTTGTTCTTGAGCCCGTAGCGGCCGATGAGGTTGGACTCGTCGGCGATGCGCTCACCCTGGTAGGGGTGGTTCGGCGTCTCGAAGAACTTCGTGTTGGATCCAAGCGCCATTATTCTTCACCACCTTCCTCGCCGGCGGCCTCCTCGGCCTGCTCCTCCTTGATGGCCTCGACGTTGACACCGATGGTGCCCTCCGTCCGGCCGGTGGACTTCGTGCGCTGGCCGCGGACCTTCTGCCCGCGCTTGTGGCGCACGCCCTTGTAGGAGTCGATCATCTTCATGCGGTTGATGTCCTGACGACGGGTCAGTTCGAGATCGTTGCCGATCTCGTGGGTCGTCTCACCGCTGAAGAAGTCGTTCTGGTGGTTGGCGAGCCAGTCCGGGACCTCGTCGGCGAAGCCCTCGACGACACCGACGACCTCGTCGATCTCGTCGTCCTCAAGGCGACCGAAGGTCGCGCGGCGGTCGACGCCGGCCTTGTCGGAGATGATCCGGGCGGCCCGCTGGCCGATCCCGTTCAGTTCCATCAGGGCTCGCTCGACGGACTTCGTCCCGTCGAGGTCGGTCTGTCCGATGCGGACGAAATACCGGAGGTCCTCGTCGTCCTCCGGCGCGTCCGCGTTCTCGGGTTCTTCTGCACTCATGTGTAGTTGATCGGTGTGGTGAGCGTCGTGGCGGGGATTCGAACCCCGGAGGCTTGCGCCACAGAGTTAGCAACCCTGCGCCTTGGGCCAGGCTTGGCTACCACGACACGCTGTCAGACACTCGCGCCCTCGCAAGCCCACGAGGACTCGGGGCACCGCGCCCCTGCACGAGTCTACTCAATACTCCTGTAGCAGTGTATTTAAACGCAACGAAACTGCCCCCGTACGGCAGCAGGTCTCAGGGACCGGCCGGGAAACCGTCTTCCCCGTCGCGGCCTACTGTTCCGGTATGTCCGAGACAGTCGACCCGCACGACAGGCCGACGCTGCGCCGGCACCTCGATCGGTTCGGCCGCGACGTGGTCGAGCGCGAGGACGGGACGCTCGTCGCCCGATTCCGGGGATCGACCGAGTTCGCCGTCGATCCGACGGGGCGCGTCGAGGCCGGGAT
This genomic interval from Halomicrobium urmianum contains the following:
- a CDS encoding 30S ribosomal protein S13 — protein: MSAEEPENADAPEDDEDLRYFVRIGQTDLDGTKSVERALMELNGIGQRAARIISDKAGVDRRATFGRLEDDEIDEVVGVVEGFADEVPDWLANHQNDFFSGETTHEIGNDLELTRRQDINRMKMIDSYKGVRHKRGQKVRGQRTKSTGRTEGTIGVNVEAIKEEQAEEAAGEEGGEE